A region from the Camelina sativa cultivar DH55 unplaced genomic scaffold, Cs unpScaffold00844, whole genome shotgun sequence genome encodes:
- the LOC104773960 gene encoding ubiquitin-conjugating enzyme E2 5A-like, translating into MARRSPSKHIRTDLKYLNKDLLPNIIAVTVADDIFCWEATLIGPVNTPYEGGVFKLRLIFPPDYPRSPPKVVFITRICHPNVSDRGGIHLKVLKRDRWTPMPIVKLFKELVEKLNEPE; encoded by the exons ATGGCCCGTCGTTCTCCTTCAAAGCATATAAGGACTGATCTGAAATATCTGAACAAGGATCTTTTGCCAAACATTATAGCAG TAACTGTTGCTGACGATATTTTCTGTTGGGAGGCTACTCTAATCGGACCGGTGAACACTCCTTATGAAGGGGGAGTGTTTAAACTTAGGCTTATTTTTCCACCTGATTACCCAAGAAGTCCCCCCAAG GTTGTTTTCATCACAAGAATTTGCCACCCAAATGTATCAGATAGGGGAGGCATTCACCTAAAAGTTTTGAAGCGCGACCGTTGGACGCCCATGCCCATTGTTAAGCTTTTCAAGGAATTAGTGGAGAAGTTGAATGAACCAGAG